One window of the Kwoniella dejecticola CBS 10117 chromosome 3, complete sequence genome contains the following:
- a CDS encoding GTP cyclohydrolase II has protein sequence MPSTRTMSQSHHSPTQGDLDVLSFLTSDSSTLGPLPSSALSASTSQTQVQGQGQEQGQRKKSLPRRDSPMDALMISAVIAGSEKISRHHFGHGPRTGAYASCDESRPSSPSPSSHLQPRVAVRSTQAPRSERLRLEAESRAKAAAQQNQASSSSSAIPIPQARSPKMITSPLSISSSIGKDQNTLSSISRSKRKMSIDPTPISQTLQAASPSSSSNYFHPKHSSPSIVPNSLAPRPRVKCMARTRIPTPHGELFLHLYHNSVDTKEHLAIVIDPIQLDPKAKKAAPKGRKEIRSASLDAVWREGETEMERLVRGAYTGRLLPGQTESNPNPNQNPIPSPAVNQNDVEMSVEEVEEDVKPLVRIHSECYTGETIGSMRCDCGEQLDEALRQIALPQHLKSQITQQFHQHAHPHPHQSHSTAEDILPTPDPSRSSSPSTSPNARSVPGRGVVIYLRQEGRGIGLLEKIRAYNLQDLGNDTVTANLLLGHGADERKYDIAAEMLKDLGLSQGGIRLLTNNPEKVVGLQNEGIKIVERVGMTPRDWQCPTQDEHPKHHHHDEGEGIDEDRTDDEDEKEKEFHDWRERRAGVGLIGAGAAKGVELERYLRTKVERMGHMIDIPENLQ, from the exons ATGCCTTCCACTCGCACGATGTCTCAATCGCACCACTCACCTACACAGGGCGATCTCGATGTCTTGTCATTCCTAACCTCTGATTCGTCGACTCTCGGTCCGTTGCCTTCATCTGCACTTTCGGCATCAACGTCGCAAACCCAGgtccaaggtcaaggacaagaacaaggacaaCGAAAGAAATCTTTACCCAGACGAGACAGTCCTATGGATGCTCTGATGATCAGCGCTGTTATTGCTGGAAGTGAGAAGATCAGTCGACATCATTTCGGACATGGAC CGCGTACAGGAGCATATGCATCATGCGACGAATCCCgaccttcatctccctctccctcgtCTCATCTGCAACCCAGAGTTGCCGTCCGATCAACACAAGCACCACGCAGCGAGCGACTACGCTTAGAGGCAGAGTCACGAGCGAAAGCTGCCGCTCAACAGAACCaagcttcctcttcttcttccgctatcCCGATACCTCAAGCCAGAAGTCCGAAAATGATCACATCTCCATTATCAATATCAAGTTCAATAGGGAAAGATCAGAACACACTGTCCAGTATAAGCAGATCCAAGCGGAAGATGTCGATAGACCCCACCCCGATTTCTCAGACATTACAAGCGGCCTcaccgtcttcatcttccaactATTTCCATCCGAAGCATTCGTCTCCATCGATCGTTCCGAACTCCTTGGCGCCACGACCAAGAGTGAAATGTATGGCACGAACCCGAATACCTACTCCGCACGGCGAGCTTTTCTTGCATTTATACCATAATTCTGTGGATACGAAAGAACACTTGGCTATAGTCATCGACCCGATACAGCTGGATCccaaagctaagaaagcCGCTCCGAAGGGACGGAAGGAGATCCGGAGCGCCTCGTTAGATGCTGTATGGCGAGAAGGGGAGACTGAGATGGAGCGTCTAGTCCGAGGCGCATACACGGGAAGACTACTACCTGGTCAAACTGAGTCTaacccaaatccaaatcaaaATCCAATTCCAAGTCCGGCTGTGAACCAGAACGATGTAGAAATGAGCGtagaagaagtggaagaggacgtCAAGCCTTTGGTACGAATTCATTCGGAATGCTATACGGGCGAAACGATAGGttcgatgcgatgcgattgTGGAGAACAGCTAGACGAAGCATTACGACAAATTGCTCTACCACAACATCTCAAAAGTCAAATTACCCAACAATTCCATCAACACGcccaccctcatcctcatcagtCACACTCGACAGCTGAAGATATCTTACCTACGCCCGACCCATctagatcatcttccccctCAACTTCTCCGAATGCGCGATCCGTGCCTGGTCGAGGAGTCGTGATTTACCTCCGACAAGAAGGCCGGGGGATCGGCTTACTGGAGAAAATTAGAGCGTATAACCTCCAAGATTTGGGTAATGATACAGTAACGGCGAACTTGTTACTTGGTCATGGAGCGGATGAGAGGAAATACGATATAGCTGCTGAGATGTTAAAGGATTTAGGACTATCTCAAGGTGGGATCAGGCTATTGACGAATAATCCAGAAAAGGTAGTGGGTCTTCAGAATGAGGGGATCAAGATCGTGGAAAGGGTAGGAATGACTCCGAGGGATTGGCAATGTCCGACTCAGGATGAACATCCCAAGCATCACCACCacgatgaaggggaaggcATTGACGAAGATAGAactgacgatgaagacgagaaagagaaagaattCCATGATTGGCGAGAAAGGCGAGCCGGCGTAGGTCTAATTGGAGCTGGTGCGGCTAAAGGCGTAGAGCTAGAGAGATATCTTAGGACTAAAGTTGAGAGGATGGGTCATA TGATTGATATACCGGAAAACCTACAATAA